The Chitinophaga caeni genome segment GCCCAGAAAGGAATTGAAATATAATGGGCTAAATTTATCAAGTAAATTCAAAGGATTGCAGGAGATTTAATGATGGTAATTGCTGCAAGAATGCTTCAATGTAAATGATTGTTTCAATGGAAGGAGGAAAGATAAAAGAAACGATTCCGGGGATCACTTACTCATGTTATCATAACGTGAATAAGGATGGAGAACAATTTGTTCCCGAGCATACCCTAAGTTTTCAAATTGATGGCTCCCTAATCTTGGATGATGGGCAGCGGGAGTATCCATCTGCCAAGGGTTCTTTCCGCTTTATCAGGAGGAATCAATTACTGAAATTTATGAAGTATCCGCCTGTTGACGGGCAATTTAAGTCCATCAGCATTTACCTCGATCAACAGTCCTTAAAAGATTTCAGCCTGTTGCACGGTATTCAGGCCGGGGAAGCCACGCACAATCCGGCGGTATGGGACCTGGGGAAAAGCCATTCATTGGAAATTTATATACAATCATTACTTGCTTACGGCGAAGCCGGATACCTGGGGGATATCGAATTTGTAAAGGTGAAAATCAA includes the following:
- a CDS encoding helix-turn-helix domain-containing protein, with product MEGGKIKETIPGITYSCYHNVNKDGEQFVPEHTLSFQIDGSLILDDGQREYPSAKGSFRFIRRNQLLKFMKYPPVDGQFKSISIYLDQQSLKDFSLLHGIQAGEATHNPAVWDLGKSHSLEIYIQSLLAYGEAGYLGDIEFVKVKINEGILLLLQSYPGLKDVLFDFSDPFKIDLEAFMMQNYHFNVNLDRFAYLTGRSLATFKRDFSKIFHSPPRKWLQQKRLEEAYYLLTKKGKSSSDIYLDLGFEDLTHFSHAFKKYYGYSPKNIQ